In the genome of Vibrio sp. NTOU-M3, one region contains:
- the prfA gene encoding peptide chain release factor 1 yields MKASILIKLETLVERYEEVQHLLGDPDVIGDQDKFRALSKEYSQLEEVTKCFQAYQQAQEDLVAAEEMAKEDDEEMREMAQEEIKDAKEAIERLNDELQILLLPKDPNDDRNCFLEIRAGAGGDEAGIFAGDLFRMYSRFAEKKGWRIEVMSSNEAEHGGYKEMIAKVTGDGAYGVLKFESGGHRVQRVPATESQGRVHTSACTVAVMAEIPEAEIPEIKAADLKIDTFRASGAGGQHVNTTDSAIRITHLPTGTVVECQDERSQHKNKAKAMAVLAARIIQAEEAKRAAEVSDTRRNLLGSGDRSDRIRTYNYPQGRVSDHRINLTVYRLNEVMEGDLASLVEPVIQEHQADQLAALAENN; encoded by the coding sequence ATGAAAGCCTCCATTCTTATCAAGCTAGAAACGCTTGTAGAACGTTATGAAGAAGTTCAGCACCTACTTGGTGATCCTGATGTTATTGGTGATCAGGATAAATTCCGTGCATTGTCGAAAGAGTACTCTCAACTAGAGGAAGTGACGAAGTGTTTTCAAGCCTATCAGCAAGCACAAGAAGATCTTGTTGCTGCCGAAGAAATGGCAAAAGAAGACGATGAAGAAATGCGCGAGATGGCTCAGGAAGAAATCAAAGACGCAAAAGAAGCGATTGAGCGTTTAAATGACGAACTGCAAATTCTTCTATTACCAAAAGACCCGAATGATGACCGCAACTGTTTCTTAGAAATTCGTGCAGGTGCTGGTGGTGATGAAGCAGGCATTTTTGCGGGTGACTTATTCCGCATGTACAGCAGATTCGCTGAGAAAAAAGGCTGGCGTATTGAAGTTATGTCTTCCAATGAAGCGGAGCATGGCGGCTATAAAGAGATGATTGCTAAGGTCACTGGCGATGGCGCATATGGTGTGCTGAAGTTTGAATCTGGTGGTCACCGCGTACAACGTGTACCAGCGACAGAATCGCAAGGTCGTGTACATACTTCGGCATGTACGGTTGCGGTAATGGCAGAGATCCCAGAAGCTGAAATTCCTGAGATTAAAGCCGCTGATCTGAAAATTGACACCTTCCGTGCATCAGGCGCAGGTGGTCAGCACGTTAACACCACAGACTCAGCTATCCGTATTACTCACTTACCAACAGGTACCGTTGTAGAATGTCAGGACGAGCGTTCACAGCATAAGAATAAAGCGAAAGCGATGGCAGTACTTGCTGCACGTATTATTCAGGCAGAAGAAGCCAAACGTGCTGCTGAAGTATCAGACACACGTCGTAACCTGCTTGGTTCAGGTGACCGTAGTGACCGCATTCGTACCTATAACTACCCTCAAGGACGTGTTTCGGACCACCGTATTAACCTGACGGTTTACCGCCTAAATGAAGTCATGGAAGGTGACTTGGCTAGCTTGGTTGAACCTGTTATTCAAGAACACCAAGCAGATCAGCTAGCTGCTCTGGCGGAAAACAACTAA
- the ybaK gene encoding Cys-tRNA(Pro) deacylase, giving the protein MTPAINLAKKKKITHKVHQYEHDPRAQSYGLEAAQVLGQDPEKVFKTLLFCLNGEAKNLAVAVIPVAEKLNLKLAAKAAKGKKAEMADPDIAQKTTGYVVGGISPLGQKKALPTFIHQSALEQGSICVSAGKRGLEIELAAQDLATLTRGQFVDLCL; this is encoded by the coding sequence ATGACCCCAGCAATTAATTTGGCTAAAAAAAAGAAAATTACCCACAAAGTTCACCAATATGAGCACGACCCACGCGCGCAGAGTTATGGTTTAGAAGCGGCACAAGTGTTGGGACAAGATCCGGAAAAGGTCTTTAAAACGCTGCTATTTTGTTTAAATGGTGAAGCAAAAAATCTCGCAGTAGCCGTCATCCCGGTTGCTGAAAAGCTAAACCTTAAACTTGCTGCTAAAGCGGCAAAAGGAAAGAAAGCCGAAATGGCAGACCCCGATATCGCACAAAAAACGACAGGGTATGTAGTGGGGGGGATCAGCCCGCTAGGCCAGAAGAAAGCCTTGCCAACATTCATTCACCAAAGTGCATTAGAGCAGGGCAGTATATGTGTCAGTGCAGGTAAAAGAGGGTTAGAGATAGAGCTCGCGGCGCAAGATTTAGCGACATTGACGCGGGGACAGTTTGTGGATCTATGCTTATAA
- the prmC gene encoding peptide chain release factor N(5)-glutamine methyltransferase, producing the protein MSAQCRVENTLKQAIAQLQESGSESPSLDAAVLLCHTLKKPRSFLLTWPDKELSQQELNAFSLLLERRLSGEPVAYIVGEREFWSLPLKVSPSTLIPRPDTERLVEIALDKAEENDGNLLDLGTGTGAIALALASELPKRHVIGIDLKVEAQQLATENAANLNLTNAAFYAGSWFEPLETGTKFALIVSNPPYIDEHDPHLVQGDVRFEPRSALVAAENGLADIRHIIDKAREYLCENGWLLFEHGYQQGEAVRKLFTEFGYGQISTEKDYGGNDRVTLGQWNTKK; encoded by the coding sequence ATGTCTGCACAATGTCGTGTTGAAAACACATTAAAGCAGGCAATCGCCCAGCTTCAGGAGAGTGGCAGTGAATCGCCTTCTCTTGATGCTGCGGTATTACTTTGCCACACCCTTAAAAAACCACGCTCCTTCCTACTGACTTGGCCTGACAAAGAACTGTCACAACAAGAGTTAAATGCCTTCTCTTTATTGCTAGAACGTCGTCTTTCCGGTGAGCCTGTTGCCTATATTGTTGGGGAGCGCGAGTTTTGGTCATTACCACTTAAGGTATCGCCATCAACGCTGATCCCAAGACCGGATACGGAAAGGTTGGTGGAAATCGCGTTGGATAAAGCGGAAGAGAATGACGGCAATCTCCTTGATTTAGGAACCGGTACGGGCGCCATTGCACTTGCGCTTGCTTCAGAGCTACCTAAGCGACATGTGATAGGGATCGATTTGAAAGTTGAGGCGCAGCAACTCGCAACAGAAAATGCAGCGAACCTTAACCTTACGAATGCCGCTTTTTATGCAGGAAGTTGGTTCGAACCTTTGGAAACAGGTACGAAGTTTGCTTTGATTGTGTCAAATCCTCCTTATATTGATGAGCACGATCCACACTTGGTGCAGGGCGACGTGCGGTTTGAGCCTCGTAGCGCATTGGTCGCTGCTGAAAATGGCTTGGCTGATATTCGTCATATTATTGACAAGGCGAGGGAATACCTGTGCGAAAATGGTTGGCTGCTTTTTGAGCATGGATATCAGCAAGGGGAAGCGGTAAGGAAGCTATTTACGGAGTTTGGCTACGGCCAAATTTCTACAGAAAAGGACTATGGTGGAAATGACCGAGTAACACTGGGTCAATGGAACACCAAAAAATAA
- the lolB gene encoding lipoprotein insertase outer membrane protein LolB: MKIRFRLPLIWTLTLLFLSGCAAVQNSTTNVEWQTHQQRLASISHYQAVGKIGYISPDQRQSLNFQWKHSPQNSELRLSTFLGQTVLNLSVTPKGAVVETYDDQTLTAADADTLIYQLTGLAIPFKDLNHWLLGEPGNVEHFTTNAHNTLASLSKTLESRTWQLDYLNYRDEPFNGLPLPLPQKLKLQQASTKINIIVSKWTLTQ, translated from the coding sequence ATGAAAATACGATTTCGTTTGCCGTTAATCTGGACTTTAACTCTTTTGTTCTTATCGGGTTGTGCCGCCGTACAAAACAGCACCACCAACGTCGAATGGCAAACTCACCAACAGCGCCTTGCGAGCATTTCTCATTATCAAGCGGTTGGTAAAATTGGCTATATTTCCCCAGACCAACGCCAATCCCTTAACTTCCAATGGAAACATTCTCCGCAAAATAGTGAGCTGCGCCTTTCTACATTCTTAGGACAAACCGTCCTCAATTTATCAGTCACACCAAAAGGTGCCGTCGTTGAAACCTACGATGATCAAACCCTGACTGCCGCTGATGCTGATACGTTGATCTACCAATTAACTGGTTTAGCTATTCCATTTAAAGATCTCAATCATTGGTTGCTCGGTGAACCTGGCAATGTTGAACATTTTACGACCAACGCCCACAACACCTTAGCCTCATTAAGCAAAACGCTTGAATCACGAACGTGGCAACTTGATTACCTTAATTATCGAGATGAGCCTTTTAATGGCCTTCCTCTCCCGCTTCCACAAAAATTAAAGCTTCAACAAGCCAGCACCAAAATTAACATCATCGTATCTAAGTGGACTTTAACCCA
- a CDS encoding DUF2066 domain-containing protein produces MRNLALMILGLVGLPAYALTNVDLYRAEIVLDQTEENADSEARVQGMTEVLVRASGDQTVANNPVVKKALKQSSQYLAQLSYGQLQGEQTMRMSFSAPHIRSLLTQAQLPFWPSARANILVWLVEETSQDRNIVWEHANSKVLNDIMSQAKQRGLPMTVPVGDFDDITGIAVSDLWGGFAQAVGQASQRYPVDAVLVIRAQGDNVRWTLYDQKPATIGITRQAPLSGSNSGSSASEKMVNQISDYYAKRAAVVVASESSEAIKVRFTELGDAVDFFTLENKLKKLSSVASLDILKIQGHEVTFNVHLLASKTQFEQEVARMGQVTPLEPIVETPTQPELPVSEPVIDENTTEGVQQGDDVRQEEVLIAPLLPAETILMYKWQHIERREAVPEQEQTASDETPVSELISQ; encoded by the coding sequence ATGCGTAACTTAGCGTTGATGATTTTGGGGCTTGTTGGATTGCCCGCTTATGCACTGACGAATGTCGATCTGTATCGAGCAGAAATTGTATTGGATCAAACTGAAGAGAATGCAGATAGCGAAGCTCGTGTTCAGGGCATGACAGAAGTGCTAGTTCGCGCTTCCGGTGATCAAACTGTCGCGAACAACCCAGTGGTAAAAAAAGCGCTAAAGCAAAGCTCTCAATACCTAGCACAGCTAAGTTATGGGCAGTTGCAAGGTGAGCAAACGATGCGAATGAGCTTTAGTGCGCCACATATTCGCTCATTATTAACGCAAGCCCAACTCCCTTTCTGGCCATCCGCTCGAGCAAATATTTTGGTTTGGCTGGTGGAAGAAACGAGCCAAGATCGAAATATTGTTTGGGAACATGCTAATTCCAAAGTACTAAACGATATTATGAGCCAAGCCAAACAACGTGGTTTGCCAATGACGGTCCCTGTTGGTGATTTCGATGATATTACTGGAATCGCTGTATCTGATTTGTGGGGAGGTTTCGCTCAGGCCGTGGGGCAGGCCAGTCAACGCTATCCTGTTGATGCTGTGTTAGTGATCCGCGCGCAGGGAGATAATGTTCGTTGGACTTTATATGATCAAAAACCCGCAACAATAGGCATTACGCGTCAAGCTCCGTTGTCAGGTTCAAATAGTGGTTCATCTGCTAGTGAAAAGATGGTGAACCAAATCAGTGATTATTACGCGAAACGCGCTGCGGTTGTGGTGGCAAGTGAGTCTTCTGAAGCTATAAAGGTACGCTTCACTGAACTTGGTGATGCTGTTGACTTCTTCACCCTTGAAAACAAGCTTAAAAAGCTAAGTTCAGTTGCATCGCTTGATATCTTGAAAATCCAAGGCCATGAAGTGACCTTCAACGTGCATTTATTAGCGTCTAAAACGCAGTTTGAACAAGAAGTCGCTCGAATGGGACAAGTGACACCGCTTGAACCGATTGTTGAAACTCCAACGCAACCTGAGTTACCAGTTTCTGAACCCGTGATAGATGAAAATACAACAGAGGGTGTTCAACAAGGCGATGACGTGCGCCAAGAAGAAGTATTGATAGCTCCGTTACTGCCTGCTGAAACCATTTTGATGTATAAATGGCAGCACATCGAACGCCGTGAGGCTGTGCCTGAGCAAGAGCAAACGGCCTCTGATGAAACGCCGGTGTCAGAACTAATCTCACAATAA
- a CDS encoding uracil-xanthine permease family protein codes for MKNAIQGAQMLFVAFGALVLVPLLTGLDPSVALFGAGIGTLLFQFVTRRTVPIFLASSFAFIAPILYGVQTWGIPATMGGLMAAGFVYVAMGALIKVRGVEIIHKLLPPVVVGPVIMVIGLGLAPVAVSMALGKVDGAQVIDADASLVISVASLLTTIILSVFAKGFLKLTPILGGIVVGYSLSLGYGIVDFTPVKEAAWFALPNFTMPEFNINAILFMIPVAIAPAVEHVGDMLAISNVTGKNYIKKPGLHRTITGDGVATIAASMVGAPPNTTYSEVTGAVMLTKAFNPVIMTWAAVTAIVLALVGKLGAVLQTIPMPVMGGIMILLFGSIATVGLNTLIKNNVDLHKSRNLVIVAITLVFGIGGMAFGIGEFSLQGVSLCGIVAILLNLVLPKDLGENHVVDNAQMEEEAK; via the coding sequence ATGAAAAATGCCATCCAAGGCGCACAAATGCTTTTTGTCGCATTTGGGGCCCTCGTGTTAGTGCCGTTATTGACAGGCCTAGACCCAAGCGTTGCTCTATTCGGCGCAGGTATCGGAACCCTTCTTTTCCAATTTGTCACTCGCCGTACTGTGCCAATTTTCCTTGCTTCTTCTTTTGCTTTTATCGCACCTATCCTATACGGGGTTCAGACTTGGGGTATTCCTGCCACTATGGGTGGTTTGATGGCAGCGGGTTTTGTCTACGTTGCGATGGGTGCATTAATCAAAGTACGTGGGGTAGAAATTATTCATAAATTACTGCCACCGGTTGTGGTTGGTCCTGTGATCATGGTGATTGGTCTCGGCTTAGCGCCTGTTGCTGTCAGCATGGCTTTAGGTAAAGTGGATGGCGCTCAAGTGATCGATGCTGACGCATCTCTGGTTATTTCGGTTGCATCACTACTGACCACCATAATCCTCAGCGTCTTTGCGAAAGGCTTTTTGAAACTGACGCCAATTCTGGGCGGTATCGTCGTTGGTTACAGCTTAAGCCTAGGATATGGCATTGTGGATTTTACTCCTGTAAAAGAAGCTGCATGGTTCGCCTTACCGAACTTCACCATGCCTGAATTCAATATCAACGCAATTCTATTTATGATTCCTGTGGCCATTGCACCTGCGGTCGAGCACGTGGGCGACATGTTAGCCATCTCTAATGTGACTGGTAAAAACTACATCAAAAAACCAGGGCTACATCGCACCATTACTGGTGACGGCGTCGCGACTATCGCCGCTTCCATGGTAGGCGCGCCACCAAACACCACTTATTCCGAAGTTACTGGTGCAGTAATGCTAACCAAAGCGTTTAACCCTGTGATCATGACTTGGGCTGCGGTAACAGCCATTGTACTTGCTCTAGTTGGCAAGCTTGGAGCTGTACTACAAACCATCCCAATGCCAGTAATGGGCGGTATCATGATTCTTCTGTTTGGCTCCATCGCCACCGTTGGTTTAAACACTCTGATTAAGAACAATGTCGACCTACATAAATCTCGCAACTTAGTGATTGTGGCTATCACGCTCGTATTTGGTATCGGTGGTATGGCATTTGGTATTGGCGAATTCAGTCTTCAAGGCGTTAGCCTTTGCGGTATCGTAGCAATTCTTCTAAACCTAGTTTTGCCAAAAGATTTAGGCGAGAACCACGTTGTGGACAATGCTCAAATGGAAGAAGAAGCAAAATAG
- a CDS encoding SirB2 family protein has protein sequence MYEGLKHFHLFTIVLSATLLSVRYALMMANSKLQENKFLKVFPHINDTCLLLSGIGLILITGFIPFTAAAPWLTEKITCILAYIALGLFALKLGKNKLLRTFSFFGALGWLAMAGKVAVTKIPMFLG, from the coding sequence ATGTACGAAGGTTTAAAGCACTTTCATCTGTTTACGATTGTATTGAGCGCAACGTTATTATCCGTTCGTTATGCTTTGATGATGGCGAATTCAAAGCTGCAAGAGAATAAGTTTTTAAAAGTCTTCCCTCATATCAATGACACCTGTTTGTTACTGTCAGGGATCGGCTTGATTCTTATCACTGGATTTATTCCTTTTACTGCGGCAGCACCGTGGCTGACAGAGAAAATTACCTGTATTTTGGCGTACATTGCGCTAGGTTTATTCGCGCTTAAACTAGGCAAGAACAAATTGCTACGTACATTCTCATTCTTTGGTGCATTGGGTTGGTTAGCCATGGCGGGAAAAGTTGCCGTGACTAAAATCCCAATGTTCTTAGGTTAA
- a CDS encoding SirB1 family protein — translation MLELFDEDFDAMELAEGALVLNKAINPETEVHWAELELARLLSAAELELVHEPNEKQRFERFIRLFYTEWGFSGDQEAYYDSANAFMDKVLQRRKGIPVSLGALLLYFGKKLGFPLTGVTFPSQFLLRVEWYGEKPQYINPFNGEYVSEHTLSAWLVGHSGPFSTLKEEHLKEADNPTVIGRWLALIKSALLREERYTLALRCTDLALTFVPDDPYEIRDRGFIYQQLDCHQIAMTDYQYFIDQCPDDPAAELLKNQVNAMGNPQVILH, via the coding sequence ATGCTTGAGCTATTTGATGAAGACTTTGATGCAATGGAACTTGCTGAAGGAGCGCTGGTATTAAATAAGGCCATCAACCCAGAGACAGAAGTTCATTGGGCTGAGTTAGAGCTGGCGCGTTTATTGTCAGCAGCAGAGCTTGAATTGGTACATGAACCCAATGAGAAGCAGCGGTTTGAGCGTTTTATTCGTCTCTTCTATACCGAGTGGGGTTTCTCTGGCGATCAAGAAGCGTATTATGATTCGGCCAATGCTTTTATGGATAAAGTACTGCAACGCCGAAAAGGTATTCCCGTCAGCCTTGGTGCATTATTGCTCTATTTTGGTAAGAAACTCGGGTTTCCACTGACCGGTGTGACATTCCCAAGCCAGTTTTTATTGCGCGTTGAATGGTATGGTGAGAAACCTCAATATATCAATCCTTTTAATGGCGAATATGTTTCTGAGCATACACTAAGCGCATGGCTTGTTGGACACAGTGGTCCATTTTCTACGCTGAAAGAAGAACATCTAAAAGAAGCGGATAATCCAACGGTTATTGGACGCTGGCTGGCGTTGATCAAAAGCGCGTTGCTGCGCGAAGAGCGTTACACTCTTGCACTACGTTGTACTGATCTGGCGTTAACCTTTGTGCCTGATGACCCGTATGAGATTCGTGATCGAGGGTTTATTTATCAACAATTGGATTGCCATCAAATCGCGATGACGGATTACCAGTACTTTATTGATCAGTGTCCAGATGATCCGGCGGCTGAGCTACTAAAGAATCAAGTTAATGCAATGGGTAACCCGCAAGTTATTTTGCATTAA
- the kdsA gene encoding 3-deoxy-8-phosphooctulonate synthase translates to MEQKIVHVGDIPVANDKPFTLFAGMNVLESRDLAMQICEHYVKVTEKLGIPYVFKASFDKANRSSVHSYRGPGLEEGMKIFQELKDTFGVKIITDVHTEAQAQPVADVVDVIQLPAFLARQTDLVEAMAKTGAVINVKKPQFMSPGQVGNIVEKFAECGNENVILCERGSCHGYDNLVVDMLGFGVMKKASNGSPIIFDVTHSLQMRDPSGAASGGRREQTVELAKAGLATGIAGLFIEAHPNPEQARCDGPSALPLDKLEPFLAQMKALDDLIKGFDHIDIR, encoded by the coding sequence ATGGAACAAAAAATCGTTCATGTTGGTGATATTCCAGTAGCTAACGATAAACCTTTTACCTTGTTTGCTGGAATGAACGTTCTGGAGTCCCGCGATCTGGCAATGCAGATTTGTGAACACTACGTAAAAGTGACTGAGAAACTGGGTATCCCTTATGTATTTAAGGCGTCGTTCGATAAAGCGAACCGCAGTTCAGTGCATTCATACCGTGGTCCGGGTCTTGAAGAAGGGATGAAGATCTTCCAAGAGCTTAAAGACACGTTTGGTGTGAAAATCATCACCGACGTACATACTGAAGCTCAAGCTCAGCCTGTGGCTGATGTGGTTGATGTTATCCAGTTGCCAGCATTCCTAGCTCGTCAAACTGATCTTGTCGAAGCGATGGCAAAAACAGGCGCAGTGATTAACGTTAAGAAACCTCAGTTTATGAGTCCTGGTCAAGTGGGCAATATTGTTGAGAAGTTTGCAGAATGTGGCAACGAGAACGTGATCCTATGTGAACGTGGTTCATGCCATGGCTATGATAATTTGGTTGTGGATATGCTGGGCTTTGGTGTTATGAAGAAAGCCTCAAACGGTAGCCCAATTATTTTTGATGTGACTCACTCTCTACAAATGCGCGATCCGTCTGGTGCGGCTTCAGGTGGCCGTCGTGAGCAAACGGTTGAATTGGCAAAAGCCGGCTTAGCAACAGGTATTGCAGGTCTATTTATTGAGGCGCATCCAAACCCAGAGCAAGCGCGTTGTGATGGCCCATCAGCATTACCATTAGACAAGTTAGAGCCGTTCTTAGCGCAAATGAAAGCGCTAGATGATCTCATTAAAGGTTTTGATCATATCGATATTCGATAG
- the hemA gene encoding glutamyl-tRNA reductase — protein sequence MSLLAIGINHNTASVELREKVAFGPEKLPVALTQLGDNPNVNGCVIVSTCNRTEIYCDVKPSGKSKLIDWISQFHQVSPEELKPSLYIHEEQAAIRHLMRVSCGLDSLVLGEPQILGQVKQSYSDAREHKAVDTSIEKLFQKTFSVAKRVRTETDIGGNAVSVAYAACTLAKHIFESLETSTVLLVGAGETIELVAKHLSANGCQKMIVANRTRERALPLAEEFGAEVISLEEIPTHLPRADIVISSTASPLPIIGKGMVETALKARRCQPVLLVDIAVPRDIEAQVGELNDAYLYTVDDLQSIVDNNIEQRKVEAIQAEAIVSEESAAFMTWMRSLQAVDSIREFRKSANDIREDLLSKSLQSLASGADPEKVLLELSNKLTNKLIHAPTRALQSAAEQGEPAKLAVIRQSLGLEDS from the coding sequence ATGTCATTGCTTGCCATTGGTATTAATCACAATACGGCATCGGTAGAACTGCGAGAGAAAGTCGCGTTTGGCCCTGAAAAATTGCCAGTTGCACTGACGCAGCTTGGCGATAACCCAAACGTCAACGGCTGCGTTATCGTCTCTACCTGTAACCGGACCGAAATTTATTGTGATGTAAAACCATCTGGCAAAAGTAAGTTGATTGACTGGATTTCTCAGTTTCATCAAGTGAGTCCTGAAGAATTAAAACCAAGCCTTTATATTCATGAAGAGCAGGCGGCTATTCGCCATCTGATGCGCGTTTCCTGCGGTTTGGATTCTTTGGTGCTTGGTGAGCCTCAAATTTTAGGGCAGGTTAAACAATCCTATTCGGATGCCCGTGAGCACAAAGCCGTTGATACATCAATCGAGAAGCTGTTTCAGAAAACATTTTCTGTCGCTAAGCGTGTTCGCACTGAAACGGACATTGGTGGCAATGCCGTCTCCGTTGCGTATGCAGCGTGCACGTTAGCGAAACACATTTTTGAATCTCTGGAAACGTCAACGGTCTTATTAGTTGGCGCTGGTGAAACGATTGAATTAGTTGCGAAGCATTTATCTGCCAATGGATGCCAGAAAATGATTGTAGCCAACCGAACGCGAGAGCGGGCGTTACCACTTGCGGAAGAGTTTGGTGCGGAAGTGATCAGTTTAGAAGAAATTCCTACTCACTTACCGCGTGCAGATATCGTGATCAGCTCAACAGCAAGTCCCTTGCCTATTATTGGTAAAGGCATGGTCGAAACTGCGTTGAAAGCCCGTCGTTGTCAGCCTGTTTTATTAGTTGATATTGCGGTTCCTCGGGACATTGAAGCACAAGTCGGTGAGCTCAATGATGCTTATCTCTACACAGTAGATGATCTGCAATCGATCGTTGATAACAATATTGAGCAACGGAAAGTTGAAGCCATTCAAGCTGAAGCGATCGTCAGTGAAGAAAGTGCCGCATTTATGACATGGATGCGCTCATTGCAAGCGGTTGATAGCATCCGAGAGTTTCGGAAATCGGCCAATGACATTCGTGAAGATCTGCTAAGTAAGAGTCTCCAGTCATTGGCATCGGGTGCCGATCCAGAAAAAGTGTTATTAGAGCTGAGTAACAAGCTCACCAACAAATTGATCCATGCTCCTACCCGAGCGCTACAAAGTGCAGCGGAGCAAGGAGAGCCAGCTAAACTGGCCGTAATTAGACAGAGTTTGGGTCTTGAAGACTCATAA
- the ushA gene encoding bifunctional UDP-sugar hydrolase/5'-nucleotidase UshA: MKQRLIVKSAISAAILATLAGCATAPQHEWEADTTYKLTVLHTNDHHGRFWQNKYGEYGMAARKTLIDELRAEIAAEGGSSLLLSGGDINTGVPESDLQDAEPDFKGMSKIGYDAMALGNHEFDNPLEVLFKQKEWANFPMLSANIYDKATGERMFQAYQMFDKQGIKIAVIGLTTEDTAKIGNPEFIGGIDFRDPKEEAKKLIAELEKTEKPDLIFAVTHMGHYEDGNRGINAPGDVALARYLDEGSLDMIVGGHSQEPVCMEAPNVVKKNFKPSDECKPDMQNGTYIVQAHEWGKYVGRADYEFRNGELTMVSYDLIPVNLKKKVKINGEKKRVLIEDEIKQDAALLEFLRPYQEQGQAQLNEKISETNGKLEGDRNVVRFQQTNLGRLIATAHMERAKADFAVMNSGGVRDSIEAGNVTYKDVLTVQPFANILTYTDMSGQEVLDYLNVVATKPVDSGAYAQFAGISMTVADGKVSNVFISGKQLRLDETYRFTVPSYNAAGGDGYPKLTDHPGHVNTGFVDAEVLKEYLEANSPVDVNKYAPSGEIVYK; the protein is encoded by the coding sequence ATGAAGCAACGCCTGATCGTAAAAAGCGCAATTAGCGCGGCAATTTTGGCTACTCTAGCGGGTTGTGCAACAGCACCTCAGCATGAGTGGGAAGCTGATACAACCTATAAGCTGACAGTTCTTCACACTAATGACCACCACGGTCGTTTCTGGCAAAACAAATACGGCGAATACGGCATGGCTGCACGTAAGACGCTGATTGATGAACTGCGCGCTGAAATTGCAGCAGAAGGTGGCAGTTCGCTACTGCTTTCTGGTGGTGATATCAACACAGGTGTACCAGAGTCAGACCTTCAAGATGCTGAACCAGATTTTAAAGGCATGAGTAAGATTGGTTACGATGCGATGGCGCTGGGTAACCACGAGTTTGATAACCCGTTAGAAGTTCTATTTAAGCAGAAAGAGTGGGCCAACTTCCCAATGCTTTCAGCAAACATCTACGACAAAGCAACTGGTGAGCGCATGTTCCAAGCGTACCAAATGTTTGACAAGCAAGGCATTAAGATTGCTGTTATTGGTCTAACGACTGAAGACACAGCGAAAATCGGCAACCCAGAATTTATCGGTGGCATCGATTTCCGCGACCCTAAAGAAGAAGCGAAAAAGCTAATCGCTGAACTTGAGAAAACTGAAAAACCAGACCTAATTTTTGCTGTGACACACATGGGTCACTACGAAGATGGCAACCGTGGTATCAACGCTCCGGGTGACGTAGCATTGGCTCGCTACCTTGACGAAGGTTCTCTAGATATGATCGTTGGTGGTCACTCTCAAGAACCTGTATGTATGGAAGCGCCAAACGTTGTTAAGAAAAACTTTAAGCCTTCTGATGAGTGTAAGCCAGACATGCAAAACGGTACTTACATCGTTCAGGCTCACGAGTGGGGTAAATATGTTGGTCGTGCTGATTACGAGTTCCGTAACGGCGAGCTAACCATGGTAAGCTACGATCTGATCCCAGTTAACCTGAAGAAGAAGGTTAAAATTAACGGTGAGAAGAAGCGCGTTCTGATTGAAGATGAAATCAAACAAGACGCAGCACTACTTGAGTTCTTACGCCCATACCAAGAGCAAGGCCAAGCACAGTTAAACGAGAAAATCTCTGAAACTAACGGCAAGCTTGAAGGTGATCGTAACGTTGTACGTTTCCAACAGACTAACCTAGGCCGTTTAATCGCGACTGCTCACATGGAGCGTGCAAAAGCTGACTTTGCTGTGATGAACTCTGGTGGTGTCCGTGACTCTATTGAAGCGGGTAACGTTACATACAAAGACGTACTGACAGTTCAACCATTTGCAAATATCCTGACATACACAGACATGTCTGGTCAGGAAGTGCTTGATTACCTAAACGTTGTAGCAACGAAGCCAGTTGACTCTGGTGCTTACGCGCAATTTGCAGGTATTTCAATGACTGTTGCTGACGGTAAAGTGTCTAATGTCTTCATCAGTGGCAAGCAATTACGCCTAGATGAAACTTACCGTTTCACAGTACCAAGCTACAATGCGGCTGGTGGTGATGGTTATCCGAAACTCACGGATCATCCAGGTCACGTAAACACTGGTTTTGTGGATGCTGAAGTATTGAAAGAATACCTAGAAGCCAATAGCCCAGTTGATGTGAACAAATACGCACCTTCAGGTGAAATCGTATATAAATAA